In Candidatus Pelagibacter sp. HIMB1321, a single genomic region encodes these proteins:
- the efp gene encoding elongation factor P, with translation MKINANEIRVGMLLEYKDDLWQVLKTQHVKPGKGGAFAQVEMKSVNKNTKLNERFRSSETIEKASVEETSFNYLYDDENNYFFMDPKSFEQIEIKKDIIGEKGKLLTENLEVSVSFYNEKPISIDLPNQVNCKIESTDAALKGQTVSSSYKPAILDNGLSIQVPLFIEAGDEVVVDTRNLEYIKKI, from the coding sequence ATGAAAATAAATGCAAATGAAATAAGAGTTGGGATGCTACTAGAATATAAAGATGACTTGTGGCAAGTTTTAAAAACTCAACATGTGAAACCTGGTAAAGGTGGGGCTTTTGCTCAAGTTGAAATGAAAAGTGTCAATAAAAATACAAAATTAAATGAAAGATTTAGATCAAGTGAAACTATTGAAAAAGCATCAGTCGAAGAAACTAGTTTTAATTATTTATATGATGATGAAAATAATTATTTTTTCATGGATCCAAAATCATTTGAACAAATTGAAATTAAAAAAGACATAATTGGTGAAAAAGGGAAACTACTTACAGAAAATCTTGAAGTATCTGTAAGTTTTTACAATGAGAAACCAATTTCTATAGATTTACCTAATCAAGTAAATTGCAAAATTGAATCAACAGACGCTGCCTTAAAAGGTCAAACAGTATCCTCGTCTTATAAACCTGCAATATTAGACAATGGATTAAGCATTCAAGTGCCACTATTTATTGAAGCTGGAGATGAGGTTGTTGTTGATACAAGAAATTTAGAATACATAAAAAAAATTTAA
- the rpmE gene encoding 50S ribosomal protein L31, giving the protein MKKNIHPNYHSIKVEMTDGTQFETKSTWGKEGEVLKLEIDPKSHAAWTGGKQKLMDKGRISKFNKKFQNFKAEKKN; this is encoded by the coding sequence ATGAAAAAAAATATTCATCCAAACTATCACTCTATTAAGGTTGAGATGACTGATGGCACGCAGTTTGAAACAAAGTCTACTTGGGGCAAAGAAGGGGAAGTTCTTAAACTAGAAATTGATCCAAAATCACACGCTGCATGGACAGGCGGAAAACAGAAATTGATGGATAAAGGCAGAATAAGTAAATTCAATAAGAAATTTCAAAACTTTAAAGCAGAGAAAAAAAATTAA
- a CDS encoding inositol monophosphatase family protein — translation MNSISANLNVMIKACEKASKVLIRDFGEIEKLQVSKKGPSDFVTNSDIKVEKIIIEELKKARPNYSIISEENGTENSMDKKNTWIIDPIDGTINFLHGIPHFAISIALKSNEEIISGLIFDPIKNEIFFAEKENGAFFNNHRIRVSKKNELNNCLFATGGKTKQEPDLPYRKSGCAALDMAYVAAGRYDGYFQRNLNLWDIAAGLILVKEAGGVLNEIDLNNNKNIKIIASSPDINSKLLEKLNNF, via the coding sequence GTGAATTCAATTTCTGCAAATTTAAATGTAATGATAAAGGCATGTGAAAAAGCCTCTAAAGTTCTTATTAGAGATTTTGGCGAAATTGAAAAATTACAAGTTTCAAAAAAAGGGCCATCAGATTTTGTTACTAATTCAGATATAAAGGTCGAAAAGATCATTATTGAAGAATTAAAAAAAGCTAGACCTAATTACTCTATCATCAGTGAAGAAAATGGAACTGAAAATAGTATGGACAAAAAAAATACTTGGATAATTGATCCAATTGATGGAACAATTAATTTTTTACACGGTATACCTCACTTTGCAATTTCAATTGCTTTAAAATCCAATGAAGAAATTATTTCTGGATTAATTTTTGATCCTATTAAAAATGAAATTTTTTTTGCAGAAAAAGAAAATGGTGCTTTTTTTAATAATCACAGAATTAGAGTTTCAAAAAAAAATGAATTGAATAATTGCTTATTTGCAACTGGAGGAAAAACTAAACAAGAGCCAGATTTACCTTACAGAAAATCAGGGTGTGCAGCACTTGATATGGCATATGTTGCGGCCGGAAGATATGATGGATATTTTCAGCGTAATCTAAATCTTTGGGATATTGCTGCTGGACTCATTCTGGTAAAAGAGGCTGGTGGTGTACTTAATGAAATTGATTTAAACAATAATAAAAATATTAAAATTATAGCTTCTAGCCCCGATATTAACTCAAAATTACTTGAAAAATTGAATAACTTTTAA
- a CDS encoding class I fructose-bisphosphate aldolase: MSELNTIALKILSNGKGILAADESTATMTKRLDSVNVPSTPENRLSFRETLFSSSSMSECIGGVILYDETIKQQTSNKKNIPDLLQSVNSIPGIKVDTGAKSLAGSPNEKVTEGLDGLRDRLKEYYKLGARFTKWRGVYNITKDHPSKLAVHSNAHALARYAALVQECNMVPIVEPEVLMDGNHSAEDCLKKTSEVIKKCFEELILHKIDLTGVILKPNMILAGSESDNKINGDEVAKLTVECLKNSVPSEVPGVAFLSGGQSEIESTENLNLINKVNNTNFIMSYSYGRALQQSALKCWSKNITDIEGTQKVFNHRAKMNTLAAQGKWSKELEN, encoded by the coding sequence ATGTCAGAATTAAATACAATAGCATTAAAAATTTTATCAAATGGTAAAGGAATATTAGCTGCAGACGAAAGTACGGCTACGATGACTAAAAGACTAGATTCTGTTAATGTTCCTTCTACTCCCGAAAACAGATTGTCTTTTAGAGAAACTCTTTTTTCATCAAGCAGCATGTCAGAATGTATTGGAGGGGTGATTCTTTATGATGAGACGATTAAACAACAAACCTCAAATAAAAAAAATATTCCAGACCTATTACAATCAGTGAACTCAATACCAGGTATTAAAGTTGATACAGGTGCAAAGAGTTTAGCTGGATCACCAAATGAAAAAGTTACAGAAGGATTGGATGGTCTAAGAGATAGATTAAAAGAGTATTACAAATTGGGAGCAAGATTTACTAAATGGAGAGGTGTTTACAATATTACAAAAGATCATCCTAGCAAACTTGCTGTACATTCTAATGCACATGCTCTTGCAAGATATGCGGCGTTAGTTCAAGAATGCAATATGGTTCCAATAGTTGAACCTGAAGTTTTAATGGATGGAAATCATTCAGCCGAAGACTGCTTAAAAAAAACTTCTGAAGTAATCAAAAAATGTTTTGAGGAATTAATACTTCATAAAATTGATCTAACAGGTGTAATTTTAAAACCAAATATGATTTTAGCAGGATCAGAGTCTGATAATAAAATTAATGGTGATGAAGTTGCAAAACTAACTGTTGAATGTTTAAAAAATTCAGTCCCTTCTGAAGTTCCAGGTGTAGCATTTTTATCAGGTGGTCAATCAGAAATAGAATCTACTGAAAATTTAAATTTAATAAATAAAGTAAATAATACAAATTTTATAATGTCTTATTCTTATGGTAGAGCATTACAACAAAGTGCATTAAAATGTTGGTCAAAAAATATCACTGATATTGAAGGAACTCAAAAAGTGTTTAATCATAGAGCGAAAATGAATACTTTAGCTGCGCAAGGTAAATGGTCTAAGGAACTTGAGAATTAA
- the thiE gene encoding thiamine phosphate synthase yields MRINKDKFIYLISPNKIYKNFYRDLRKVLKSNKIAFFQLRLKKDSYKNKIKIAKKVKIICKVFRVKFLINDDPKLAYQVNADGCHLGQNDMALNDARKILKKKIIGVTCHNSISLAKIAIKQRTDYLAFGAFNITKTKKVRFRANVGVIKKLKKLSDIPVVAIGGINNLNYKKLLLNKADFLAISGYIWNNKKLKPTEAIKLLK; encoded by the coding sequence TTGAGAATTAATAAAGATAAATTTATTTACTTAATCTCTCCAAACAAAATATATAAAAATTTTTACAGGGATTTACGAAAAGTTTTAAAAAGTAATAAAATAGCTTTTTTTCAATTAAGGTTAAAAAAAGATAGTTATAAAAATAAAATCAAAATAGCAAAAAAAGTTAAAATAATTTGCAAAGTTTTTAGAGTTAAATTTTTAATAAATGATGATCCCAAACTAGCTTATCAAGTAAATGCCGATGGATGTCATTTGGGTCAAAATGATATGGCGCTAAATGATGCCAGAAAAATTTTAAAAAAAAAAATAATTGGCGTTACTTGTCATAATTCAATAAGTTTAGCTAAAATTGCTATTAAACAAAGAACAGATTATTTAGCTTTTGGTGCGTTTAATATAACAAAAACTAAAAAAGTTAGATTTAGAGCTAACGTGGGAGTTATTAAAAAACTTAAAAAATTGTCTGATATTCCAGTTGTGGCTATAGGGGGCATTAATAATCTTAATTATAAAAAACTTTTGTTGAACAAGGCAGATTTTTTAGCTATTTCAGGCTACATTTGGAATAATAAAAAATTAAAACCTACTGAAGCTATAAAATTACTAAAATGA